The following coding sequences are from one Streptomyces sp. NBC_01294 window:
- a CDS encoding nucleotide sugar dehydrogenase — protein sequence MPADLAVIGLGHLGLPLAQAAVAAGIETVGYDSGPVTDSTLTAAEIRRMSAAGFRVTTNPAELGRVRTAVICAPTQLGADRALDLSAVGEAGRALAARLRPHTTVILESAVHPGVTEDYLRPILETGSGLRAGRDFHLAYSPSRHDPGNRTHGISNTPKVIGGLTPACTESAHAFYARLTEKVVRARGLREAETVQLLETNYRHVNIALMNEMAVLCHDLGVDLWDVIRCAETKPYGFQAFRPGPGVGGHGVPLDPNYLPHTTRTPGHPLRMVGLAQEINNRMPQYVIQRSATLLNEHGKSARGARVLLLGVTYKPDLADQEGSPAREIASRLLDLGALISYHDPYITGWRVRDQPVPRAESLYEAAANADLTILLQHHRTYDLQGLAVKAQLLLDTRGASPAGAAHRL from the coding sequence ATGCCCGCAGATCTCGCCGTCATCGGACTCGGCCATCTCGGCCTCCCTCTCGCCCAGGCGGCCGTGGCCGCCGGGATCGAGACGGTCGGCTACGACAGCGGTCCGGTCACGGACTCCACCCTCACCGCCGCCGAGATCCGCCGCATGTCGGCGGCCGGCTTCCGGGTCACCACCAACCCCGCCGAGCTCGGCCGGGTCCGCACGGCCGTCATCTGCGCCCCCACCCAGCTCGGCGCCGACCGCGCACTGGACCTCTCCGCTGTCGGCGAGGCCGGCCGGGCGCTCGCCGCCCGGCTGCGCCCCCACACGACGGTGATCCTCGAATCGGCCGTCCACCCGGGCGTCACCGAGGACTACCTCCGCCCGATCCTCGAAACGGGCTCCGGACTGCGGGCGGGACGGGACTTCCATCTGGCCTACTCCCCCAGCCGCCACGACCCGGGCAACCGGACGCACGGCATCTCCAACACCCCCAAGGTGATCGGCGGCCTCACCCCCGCCTGCACGGAGTCCGCGCACGCCTTCTACGCCCGCCTCACCGAGAAGGTGGTCCGCGCCCGCGGCCTGCGCGAGGCCGAGACCGTGCAGCTCCTCGAAACGAACTACCGCCACGTCAACATCGCGCTGATGAACGAGATGGCCGTGCTCTGCCACGACCTCGGCGTCGACCTGTGGGACGTCATCCGCTGCGCCGAGACCAAGCCGTACGGCTTCCAGGCCTTCCGTCCCGGCCCCGGCGTCGGCGGCCACGGCGTGCCCCTCGACCCGAACTACCTCCCCCACACCACCCGCACCCCCGGCCACCCCCTGCGCATGGTCGGCCTGGCGCAGGAGATCAACAACCGGATGCCGCAATACGTCATCCAGCGTTCCGCCACCCTGCTGAACGAGCACGGCAAGTCCGCCCGCGGCGCCCGGGTCCTGCTCCTCGGGGTGACCTACAAGCCCGACCTCGCCGACCAGGAGGGCTCCCCGGCCCGCGAGATCGCCAGCCGCCTCCTCGACCTGGGGGCACTGATCAGCTACCACGACCCGTACATCACGGGCTGGCGCGTCAGGGACCAGCCGGTACCCCGCGCCGAATCGCTGTACGAGGCCGCCGCGAACGCCGACCTGACGATCCTGCTCCAGCACCACCGCACCTACGACCTGCAGGGCCTCGCCGTGAAGGCGCAGCTCCTCCTGGACACCCGCGGCGCCAGCCCGGCGGGCGCGGCCCACCGGCTCTGA
- a CDS encoding GuaB3 family IMP dehydrogenase-related protein, producing the protein MTEIEIGRGKRGRRAYAFDDIAIVPSRRTRDPKEVSIAWQIDAYRFELPFLAAPMDSVVSPQTAIRIGELGGLGVLNLEGLWTRYEDPQPLLDEITELDEEAATRRLQEIYSAPIQADLIRQRIKEVRDSGVVTAAALSPQRTAEFSKAVVDAGVDIFVIRGTTVSAEHVSGAAEPLNLKQFIYELDVPVIVGGCATYTAALHLMRTGAAGVLVGFGGGAAHTTRNVLGIQVPMATAVADVAAARRDYMDESGGRYVHVIADGGVGWSGDIPKAVACGADAVMMGSPLARATDAPGRGNHWGMEAVHEDVPRGKKVDLGTVGTTEEILTGPSHTPDGSMNIFGALRRSMATTGYSELKEFQRVEVTIADSQHSR; encoded by the coding sequence GTGACTGAGATCGAGATCGGGCGCGGCAAGCGCGGCCGCAGGGCGTACGCGTTCGACGACATCGCCATCGTCCCGAGCCGGCGTACCCGGGACCCGAAGGAGGTCTCGATCGCCTGGCAGATCGACGCGTACCGCTTCGAGCTCCCCTTCCTGGCCGCCCCCATGGACTCGGTCGTCTCCCCGCAGACCGCGATCCGCATCGGCGAGCTCGGCGGCCTCGGCGTGCTGAACCTCGAAGGCCTGTGGACCCGGTACGAGGACCCGCAGCCGCTGCTCGACGAGATCACGGAGCTGGACGAGGAAGCGGCCACCCGCCGCCTCCAGGAGATCTACTCCGCGCCGATCCAGGCGGACCTGATCCGGCAGCGCATCAAGGAGGTGCGCGACTCCGGTGTCGTCACCGCCGCAGCGCTCTCCCCGCAGCGCACCGCCGAGTTCTCCAAGGCCGTCGTCGACGCGGGCGTGGACATCTTCGTGATCCGCGGCACCACCGTGTCGGCCGAGCACGTCTCGGGCGCGGCCGAGCCGCTGAACCTCAAGCAGTTCATCTACGAGCTCGACGTCCCGGTCATCGTGGGCGGCTGCGCCACCTACACGGCGGCCCTGCACCTGATGCGCACCGGCGCCGCGGGCGTCCTGGTCGGCTTCGGCGGCGGCGCCGCGCACACCACGCGCAACGTGCTCGGCATCCAGGTCCCGATGGCGACCGCCGTCGCGGACGTGGCCGCGGCCCGCCGCGACTACATGGACGAGTCCGGCGGCCGCTACGTGCACGTCATCGCCGACGGAGGCGTGGGCTGGTCGGGCGACATCCCGAAGGCCGTCGCCTGCGGCGCCGACGCCGTGATGATGGGCTCCCCGCTGGCCCGCGCCACCGACGCGCCCGGCCGGGGCAACCACTGGGGCATGGAGGCCGTCCACGAGGACGTGCCGCGCGGCAAGAAGGTCGACCTCGGCACGGTCGGCACCACCGAGGAGATCCTCACCGGCCCGTCGCACACCCCGGACGGCTCGATGAACATCTTCGGCGCGCTGCGCCGCTCGATGGCCACCACCGGCTACAGCGAGCTCAAGGAGTTCCAGCGGGTCGAGGTCACGATCGCGGACTCGCAGCACAGCCGCTGA
- the guaB gene encoding IMP dehydrogenase translates to MTADGVPDKFATLGLTYDDVLLLPGASDMSPDAIDTSSLISRNVRVNVPLLSAAMDKVTEARMAIAMARQGGVGVLHRNLSIADQANQVDLVKRSESGMVTDPITVHPDATLREADQLCAKFRISGVPVTDAAGKLLGIVTNRDMAFESDRSRQVREVMTPMPLVTGKVGISGVDAMELLRRHKIEKLPLVDDAGILKGLITVKDFVKAEQYPNAAKDKGGRLLVGAAVGVAGDAYERAQALIEAGADFIVVDTAHGHSRLVGDMVAKIKSNSTVDVIGGNVATRDGAQALIDAGCDGIKVGVGPGSICTTRVVAGIGVPQVTAIYEASLAAKAAGVPVIGDGGLQYSGDIAKALVAGADTVMLGSLLAGCEESPGELLFINGKQFKSYRGMGSLGAMQSRGDQRSFSKDRYFQEGVGGDDKLIPEGIEGQVPYRGPLSAVVHQLVGGLRQSMFYVGGRTVPELQDRGRFVRITSAGLKESHPHDIQMTVEAPNYSRKG, encoded by the coding sequence ATGACCGCCGACGGAGTGCCCGACAAATTCGCCACGCTCGGACTGACCTACGACGACGTGCTGCTGCTGCCGGGCGCGTCGGACATGTCGCCTGACGCGATCGATACCTCTTCCCTGATCTCGCGGAACGTCCGCGTGAACGTCCCCCTGCTGTCCGCCGCCATGGACAAGGTCACCGAGGCCCGCATGGCCATCGCCATGGCCCGTCAGGGCGGCGTCGGCGTCCTGCACCGCAACCTCTCCATCGCCGACCAGGCCAACCAGGTCGACCTGGTCAAGCGCTCCGAGTCCGGCATGGTCACCGACCCGATCACGGTGCACCCGGACGCGACGCTGCGCGAGGCCGACCAGCTCTGCGCGAAGTTCCGCATCTCCGGCGTCCCGGTCACCGACGCCGCCGGCAAGCTCCTCGGCATCGTCACCAACCGCGACATGGCCTTCGAGTCGGACCGCAGCCGCCAGGTGCGCGAGGTCATGACCCCGATGCCGCTGGTCACGGGCAAGGTCGGCATCTCCGGCGTGGACGCCATGGAGCTGCTGCGCCGCCACAAGATCGAAAAGCTTCCGCTGGTCGACGACGCGGGCATCCTCAAGGGCCTCATCACGGTCAAGGACTTCGTCAAGGCCGAGCAGTACCCGAACGCCGCCAAGGACAAGGGCGGCCGGCTGCTCGTCGGCGCGGCCGTCGGCGTCGCCGGTGACGCGTACGAGCGTGCCCAGGCCCTGATCGAGGCGGGCGCCGACTTCATCGTCGTCGACACCGCCCACGGCCACTCCCGCCTGGTCGGCGACATGGTCGCCAAGATCAAGTCGAACTCCACCGTCGACGTCATCGGCGGCAACGTCGCCACCCGCGACGGCGCCCAGGCGCTGATCGACGCCGGCTGCGACGGCATCAAGGTCGGCGTCGGACCCGGCTCCATCTGCACCACCCGCGTCGTCGCCGGCATCGGCGTCCCGCAGGTCACCGCGATCTACGAGGCCTCGCTCGCCGCCAAGGCGGCCGGCGTCCCGGTCATCGGCGACGGCGGTCTCCAGTACTCCGGCGACATCGCGAAGGCCCTGGTCGCGGGCGCCGACACGGTGATGCTCGGCTCGCTGCTCGCGGGCTGCGAGGAGTCCCCGGGCGAGCTGCTCTTCATCAACGGCAAGCAGTTCAAGTCGTACCGCGGCATGGGCTCGCTCGGCGCGATGCAGTCCCGCGGCGACCAGCGCTCCTTCTCCAAGGACCGCTACTTCCAGGAGGGCGTGGGCGGCGACGACAAGCTCATCCCCGAGGGCATCGAGGGCCAGGTCCCGTACCGCGGCCCGCTCTCCGCGGTCGTGCACCAGCTCGTCGGCGGCCTGCGCCAGTCGATGTTCTACGTCGGCGGCCGCACGGTCCCCGAGCTGCAGGACCGCGGCCGCTTCGTCCGGATCACCTCGGCGGGCCTCAAGGAGAGCCACCCGCACGACATCCAGATGACGGTCGAAGCCCCGAACTACTCCCGCAAGGGGTAA
- a CDS encoding sigma-70 family RNA polymerase sigma factor, which yields MRDDEALGSPAATGPTGAAKGGSAGGVSALVRRAVEGDEQATHDLLAFVHPLAIRYCRTRLSRLPGDARHFVEDLAQEVCVAVLMALPRYRDTGRPFEAFVFAIAAHKVADLQRAAMRHPGSTAVPSDEMPERPDDSLGPEERALLSSDAAWAKKLLANLPENQRELLVLRVAVGLTAEETGQMLGMSPGAVRVAQHRALSRLRALAEQ from the coding sequence ATGCGCGACGACGAGGCCCTGGGGTCACCCGCGGCCACAGGCCCCACCGGCGCCGCCAAAGGCGGTAGTGCCGGGGGCGTCAGCGCGCTCGTACGCCGGGCGGTGGAGGGCGACGAGCAGGCCACGCACGACCTGCTCGCCTTCGTGCACCCCCTCGCGATCCGCTACTGCCGCACCCGGCTGTCGCGGCTCCCGGGTGACGCTCGTCACTTCGTGGAGGACCTGGCGCAGGAGGTCTGCGTCGCCGTCCTGATGGCGCTGCCGCGCTACCGGGACACCGGGCGCCCCTTCGAGGCCTTCGTCTTCGCCATCGCCGCGCACAAGGTCGCCGACCTGCAGCGGGCCGCCATGCGGCACCCGGGCAGCACGGCGGTCCCGTCCGACGAGATGCCGGAGCGGCCCGACGACTCGCTGGGCCCGGAGGAGCGCGCGCTGCTCAGCAGCGACGCCGCCTGGGCCAAGAAGCTGCTCGCCAATCTTCCGGAGAACCAGCGCGAGCTCCTCGTCCTGCGGGTGGCCGTCGGGCTGACCGCCGAGGAGACCGGGCAGATGCTCGGCATGTCCCCCGGAGCCGTGCGCGTCGCCCAGCACCGGGCGCTCAGCCGGCTGCGCGCGCTCGCCGAGCAGTAG
- a CDS encoding response regulator transcription factor, producing the protein MTSVLVCDDSPLAREALRRAVATVPGVERVTTAANGEEVLRRWGADRSDLILMDVRMPGLGGVETVRRLLSADPGARIIMLTVAEDLDGVALAVAAGARGYLHKDASRAELRATVTQALADPTWRLAPRRLRSAEMGAAPTLTAREIQVLEGMSHGRSNAEIGRELFLSEDTVKTHARRLFKKLGASDRAHAVALGFRWGLVR; encoded by the coding sequence ATGACATCCGTCCTCGTCTGCGACGACTCCCCGCTTGCCCGAGAGGCGCTCCGTCGCGCGGTTGCCACCGTGCCCGGCGTCGAGCGTGTGACGACGGCTGCCAACGGCGAGGAAGTCCTCCGCCGCTGGGGTGCCGACCGCTCCGACCTGATTCTGATGGATGTACGGATGCCCGGGCTCGGCGGTGTGGAGACGGTCCGCCGGCTGCTCTCGGCCGACCCCGGTGCCCGCATCATCATGCTGACGGTCGCCGAGGACCTGGACGGCGTGGCCCTCGCGGTCGCCGCCGGCGCCCGGGGCTATCTGCACAAGGACGCCTCGCGCGCCGAACTGCGGGCCACGGTCACCCAGGCCCTCGCCGACCCGACCTGGCGACTGGCCCCGCGCCGGCTGCGCTCCGCCGAGATGGGCGCCGCGCCCACGCTCACGGCGCGCGAGATCCAGGTGCTGGAGGGCATGAGCCACGGCCGGTCCAACGCGGAGATCGGGCGCGAGCTCTTCCTCTCCGAGGACACGGTCAAGACGCACGCCCGCAGGCTGTTCAAGAAGCTCGGCGCCTCGGACCGGGCGCACGCCGTGGCCCTCGGCTTCCGCTGGGGTCTGGTCCGCTGA